One window from the genome of Alosa alosa isolate M-15738 ecotype Scorff River chromosome 15, AALO_Geno_1.1, whole genome shotgun sequence encodes:
- the septin4b gene encoding septin 4b isoform X7 has translation MEDSDHEADSPSDEQDSAPTSPEPKEHEAEQSSSHSKEDSEDSELENILGQHHHHDHPDQHEQHDPQHHHDPQQQQQQQQQPGPKEGNPFWFAGHGRHSSAGDSESEGLDSPRTPGTPTYLLPSAAGGRGPFDALSEQRSPRGTVYFSLPSPISPSRPKSPWGRYDPYDSTEDQDKEYVGFATLPNQVHRKSVKKGFDFTLMVAGESGLGKSTLVNSLFLTDLYKDRKLLNAEERITQTVEITKHTVDIEEKGVKLKLTIVDTPGFGDAVNNTECWKSVADYIDQQFEQYFRDESGLNRKNIQDNRVHCCLYFISPFGHGLRPLDVEFMKALHEKVNIVPVLAKADTLTPSEVKKKKIKIREEIEQYGIKIYQFPDCDSDEDEDFKQQDQELKDSIPFAVIGSNTVVEAKGRRVRGRLYPWGIVEVENSAHCDFVKLRNMLVRTHMQDLKDVTRETHYENYRAHCIQSMTRMVVKERNRNKLTRESGTDFPIPMVPGVADSETEKLIREKDEELRRMQEMLQKIQEQMHTQKEAY, from the exons AGCTCCAGCCACTCCAAGGAGGACTCAGAGGACTCTGAGCTGGAGAACATCTTGGGtcagcaccaccaccatgaCCACCCCGACCAGCACGAGCAGCATGACCCCCAGCACCATCACGacccgcagcagcagcagcagcagcagcagcagcccggCCCTAAAGAGGGCAACCCTTTCTGGTTTGCTGGCCACGGGCGCCACTCCTCGGCCGGGGACAGTGAGAGCGAGGGCCTTGACAGCCCCCGCACTCCGGGGACGCCCACGTACTTGCTGCCATCCGCTGCGGGTGGCCGGGGTCCTTTTGACGCCCTCTCAGAGCAAAGGTCCCCGCGGGGCACCGTGTACTTTAGCCTGCCGTCGCCCATCAGCCCCTCACGGCCCAAGAGCCCGTGGGGACGCTACGACCCCTATGATTCGACAGAG GATCAGGATAAGGAGTATGTGGGCTTCGCCACCCTGCCCAACCAGGTGCATCGCAAATCTGTGAAAAAGGGCTTTGACTTCACTCTCATGGTGGCAG GTGAGTCTGGTCTTGGGAAGTCTACCCTTGTCAACAGCCTCTTCCTGACAGACCTGTATAAAGATAGGAAACTACTCAACGCTGAAG AGAGGATTACCCAGACTGTGGAGATCACCAAACACACAGTGGATATTGAGGAGAAAGGCGTCAAGCTGAAACTCACCATTGTTGACACGCCAGGCTTCGGAGATGCCGTCAATAACACTGAATG CTGGAAGTCCGTGGCCGACTACATAGACCAGCAGTTTGAGCAGTACTTCCGGGACGAGAGCGGCCTGAACCGCAAGAACATCCAGGACAACCGCGTGCACTGCTGCCTCTACTTCATCTCCCCCTTCGGCCACGG TCTTAGGCCTTTGGACGTGGAGTTCATGAAGGCCCTTCATGAGAAGGTCAACATTGTCCCTGTTCTGGCCAAAGCAGACACTCTCACTCCCAGTGAGgtcaagaaaaagaaaatcaag ATTCGAGAGGAGATAGAGCAGTATGGCATTAAAATCTATCAATTTCCAGACTGTGACTCTGATGAGGATGAAGACTTCAAACAGCAGGACCAGGAGCTAAAG GACAGCATTCCCTTTGCCGTGATCGGCAGCAACACAGTGGTGGAGGCCAAAGGCAGGCGAGTGAGAGGACGCCTCTACCCCTGGGGCATCGTAGAAG TGGAGAACTCGGCGCACTGTGACTTTGTGAAGCTGCGGAACATGCTGGTGCGTACACACATGCAGGACCTAAAGGACGTGACCCGGGAGACCCACTACGAGAACTACCGCGCCCACTGCATCCAGAGCATGACCCGCATGGTGGTCAAGGAGCGCAACCGCAA TAAGCTCACCAGGGAGAGCGGCACCGACTTCCCCATACCCATGGTGCCTGGCGTGGCGGACAGCGAGACGGAAAAGCTGATCCGCGAGAAAGACGAAGAG CTACGACGAA
- the septin4b gene encoding septin 4b isoform X9, with the protein MENSNSRFRSSLFNHDDESSSHSKEDSEDSELENILGQHHHHDHPDQHEQHDPQHHHDPQQQQQQQQQPGPKEGNPFWFAGHGRHSSAGDSESEGLDSPRTPGTPTYLLPSAAGGRGPFDALSEQRSPRGTVYFSLPSPISPSRPKSPWGRYDPYDSTEDQDKEYVGFATLPNQVHRKSVKKGFDFTLMVAGESGLGKSTLVNSLFLTDLYKDRKLLNAEERITQTVEITKHTVDIEEKGVKLKLTIVDTPGFGDAVNNTECWKSVADYIDQQFEQYFRDESGLNRKNIQDNRVHCCLYFISPFGHGLRPLDVEFMKALHEKVNIVPVLAKADTLTPSEVKKKKIKIREEIEQYGIKIYQFPDCDSDEDEDFKQQDQELKDSIPFAVIGSNTVVEAKGRRVRGRLYPWGIVEVENSAHCDFVKLRNMLVRTHMQDLKDVTRETHYENYRAHCIQSMTRMVVKERNRNKLTRESGTDFPIPMVPGVADSETEKLIREKDEELRRMQEMLQKIQEQMHTQKEAY; encoded by the exons AGCTCCAGCCACTCCAAGGAGGACTCAGAGGACTCTGAGCTGGAGAACATCTTGGGtcagcaccaccaccatgaCCACCCCGACCAGCACGAGCAGCATGACCCCCAGCACCATCACGacccgcagcagcagcagcagcagcagcagcagcccggCCCTAAAGAGGGCAACCCTTTCTGGTTTGCTGGCCACGGGCGCCACTCCTCGGCCGGGGACAGTGAGAGCGAGGGCCTTGACAGCCCCCGCACTCCGGGGACGCCCACGTACTTGCTGCCATCCGCTGCGGGTGGCCGGGGTCCTTTTGACGCCCTCTCAGAGCAAAGGTCCCCGCGGGGCACCGTGTACTTTAGCCTGCCGTCGCCCATCAGCCCCTCACGGCCCAAGAGCCCGTGGGGACGCTACGACCCCTATGATTCGACAGAG GATCAGGATAAGGAGTATGTGGGCTTCGCCACCCTGCCCAACCAGGTGCATCGCAAATCTGTGAAAAAGGGCTTTGACTTCACTCTCATGGTGGCAG GTGAGTCTGGTCTTGGGAAGTCTACCCTTGTCAACAGCCTCTTCCTGACAGACCTGTATAAAGATAGGAAACTACTCAACGCTGAAG AGAGGATTACCCAGACTGTGGAGATCACCAAACACACAGTGGATATTGAGGAGAAAGGCGTCAAGCTGAAACTCACCATTGTTGACACGCCAGGCTTCGGAGATGCCGTCAATAACACTGAATG CTGGAAGTCCGTGGCCGACTACATAGACCAGCAGTTTGAGCAGTACTTCCGGGACGAGAGCGGCCTGAACCGCAAGAACATCCAGGACAACCGCGTGCACTGCTGCCTCTACTTCATCTCCCCCTTCGGCCACGG TCTTAGGCCTTTGGACGTGGAGTTCATGAAGGCCCTTCATGAGAAGGTCAACATTGTCCCTGTTCTGGCCAAAGCAGACACTCTCACTCCCAGTGAGgtcaagaaaaagaaaatcaag ATTCGAGAGGAGATAGAGCAGTATGGCATTAAAATCTATCAATTTCCAGACTGTGACTCTGATGAGGATGAAGACTTCAAACAGCAGGACCAGGAGCTAAAG GACAGCATTCCCTTTGCCGTGATCGGCAGCAACACAGTGGTGGAGGCCAAAGGCAGGCGAGTGAGAGGACGCCTCTACCCCTGGGGCATCGTAGAAG TGGAGAACTCGGCGCACTGTGACTTTGTGAAGCTGCGGAACATGCTGGTGCGTACACACATGCAGGACCTAAAGGACGTGACCCGGGAGACCCACTACGAGAACTACCGCGCCCACTGCATCCAGAGCATGACCCGCATGGTGGTCAAGGAGCGCAACCGCAA TAAGCTCACCAGGGAGAGCGGCACCGACTTCCCCATACCCATGGTGCCTGGCGTGGCGGACAGCGAGACGGAAAAGCTGATCCGCGAGAAAGACGAAGAG CTACGACGAA
- the septin4b gene encoding septin 4b isoform X8 → MENSNSRFRSSLFNHADDESSSHSKEDSEDSELENILGQHHHHDHPDQHEQHDPQHHHDPQQQQQQQQQPGPKEGNPFWFAGHGRHSSAGDSESEGLDSPRTPGTPTYLLPSAAGGRGPFDALSEQRSPRGTVYFSLPSPISPSRPKSPWGRYDPYDSTEDQDKEYVGFATLPNQVHRKSVKKGFDFTLMVAGESGLGKSTLVNSLFLTDLYKDRKLLNAEERITQTVEITKHTVDIEEKGVKLKLTIVDTPGFGDAVNNTECWKSVADYIDQQFEQYFRDESGLNRKNIQDNRVHCCLYFISPFGHGLRPLDVEFMKALHEKVNIVPVLAKADTLTPSEVKKKKIKIREEIEQYGIKIYQFPDCDSDEDEDFKQQDQELKDSIPFAVIGSNTVVEAKGRRVRGRLYPWGIVEVENSAHCDFVKLRNMLVRTHMQDLKDVTRETHYENYRAHCIQSMTRMVVKERNRNKLTRESGTDFPIPMVPGVADSETEKLIREKDEELRRMQEMLQKIQEQMHTQKEAY, encoded by the exons AGCTCCAGCCACTCCAAGGAGGACTCAGAGGACTCTGAGCTGGAGAACATCTTGGGtcagcaccaccaccatgaCCACCCCGACCAGCACGAGCAGCATGACCCCCAGCACCATCACGacccgcagcagcagcagcagcagcagcagcagcccggCCCTAAAGAGGGCAACCCTTTCTGGTTTGCTGGCCACGGGCGCCACTCCTCGGCCGGGGACAGTGAGAGCGAGGGCCTTGACAGCCCCCGCACTCCGGGGACGCCCACGTACTTGCTGCCATCCGCTGCGGGTGGCCGGGGTCCTTTTGACGCCCTCTCAGAGCAAAGGTCCCCGCGGGGCACCGTGTACTTTAGCCTGCCGTCGCCCATCAGCCCCTCACGGCCCAAGAGCCCGTGGGGACGCTACGACCCCTATGATTCGACAGAG GATCAGGATAAGGAGTATGTGGGCTTCGCCACCCTGCCCAACCAGGTGCATCGCAAATCTGTGAAAAAGGGCTTTGACTTCACTCTCATGGTGGCAG GTGAGTCTGGTCTTGGGAAGTCTACCCTTGTCAACAGCCTCTTCCTGACAGACCTGTATAAAGATAGGAAACTACTCAACGCTGAAG AGAGGATTACCCAGACTGTGGAGATCACCAAACACACAGTGGATATTGAGGAGAAAGGCGTCAAGCTGAAACTCACCATTGTTGACACGCCAGGCTTCGGAGATGCCGTCAATAACACTGAATG CTGGAAGTCCGTGGCCGACTACATAGACCAGCAGTTTGAGCAGTACTTCCGGGACGAGAGCGGCCTGAACCGCAAGAACATCCAGGACAACCGCGTGCACTGCTGCCTCTACTTCATCTCCCCCTTCGGCCACGG TCTTAGGCCTTTGGACGTGGAGTTCATGAAGGCCCTTCATGAGAAGGTCAACATTGTCCCTGTTCTGGCCAAAGCAGACACTCTCACTCCCAGTGAGgtcaagaaaaagaaaatcaag ATTCGAGAGGAGATAGAGCAGTATGGCATTAAAATCTATCAATTTCCAGACTGTGACTCTGATGAGGATGAAGACTTCAAACAGCAGGACCAGGAGCTAAAG GACAGCATTCCCTTTGCCGTGATCGGCAGCAACACAGTGGTGGAGGCCAAAGGCAGGCGAGTGAGAGGACGCCTCTACCCCTGGGGCATCGTAGAAG TGGAGAACTCGGCGCACTGTGACTTTGTGAAGCTGCGGAACATGCTGGTGCGTACACACATGCAGGACCTAAAGGACGTGACCCGGGAGACCCACTACGAGAACTACCGCGCCCACTGCATCCAGAGCATGACCCGCATGGTGGTCAAGGAGCGCAACCGCAA TAAGCTCACCAGGGAGAGCGGCACCGACTTCCCCATACCCATGGTGCCTGGCGTGGCGGACAGCGAGACGGAAAAGCTGATCCGCGAGAAAGACGAAGAG CTACGACGAA
- the septin4b gene encoding septin 4b isoform X13, whose amino-acid sequence MENVSAPSEINSDSEDQDKEYVGFATLPNQVHRKSVKKGFDFTLMVAGESGLGKSTLVNSLFLTDLYKDRKLLNAEERITQTVEITKHTVDIEEKGVKLKLTIVDTPGFGDAVNNTECWKSVADYIDQQFEQYFRDESGLNRKNIQDNRVHCCLYFISPFGHGLRPLDVEFMKALHEKVNIVPVLAKADTLTPSEVKKKKIKIREEIEQYGIKIYQFPDCDSDEDEDFKQQDQELKDSIPFAVIGSNTVVEAKGRRVRGRLYPWGIVEVENSAHCDFVKLRNMLVRTHMQDLKDVTRETHYENYRAHCIQSMTRMVVKERNRNKLTRESGTDFPIPMVPGVADSETEKLIREKDEELRRMQEMLQKIQEQMHTQKEAY is encoded by the exons GATCAGGATAAGGAGTATGTGGGCTTCGCCACCCTGCCCAACCAGGTGCATCGCAAATCTGTGAAAAAGGGCTTTGACTTCACTCTCATGGTGGCAG GTGAGTCTGGTCTTGGGAAGTCTACCCTTGTCAACAGCCTCTTCCTGACAGACCTGTATAAAGATAGGAAACTACTCAACGCTGAAG AGAGGATTACCCAGACTGTGGAGATCACCAAACACACAGTGGATATTGAGGAGAAAGGCGTCAAGCTGAAACTCACCATTGTTGACACGCCAGGCTTCGGAGATGCCGTCAATAACACTGAATG CTGGAAGTCCGTGGCCGACTACATAGACCAGCAGTTTGAGCAGTACTTCCGGGACGAGAGCGGCCTGAACCGCAAGAACATCCAGGACAACCGCGTGCACTGCTGCCTCTACTTCATCTCCCCCTTCGGCCACGG TCTTAGGCCTTTGGACGTGGAGTTCATGAAGGCCCTTCATGAGAAGGTCAACATTGTCCCTGTTCTGGCCAAAGCAGACACTCTCACTCCCAGTGAGgtcaagaaaaagaaaatcaag ATTCGAGAGGAGATAGAGCAGTATGGCATTAAAATCTATCAATTTCCAGACTGTGACTCTGATGAGGATGAAGACTTCAAACAGCAGGACCAGGAGCTAAAG GACAGCATTCCCTTTGCCGTGATCGGCAGCAACACAGTGGTGGAGGCCAAAGGCAGGCGAGTGAGAGGACGCCTCTACCCCTGGGGCATCGTAGAAG TGGAGAACTCGGCGCACTGTGACTTTGTGAAGCTGCGGAACATGCTGGTGCGTACACACATGCAGGACCTAAAGGACGTGACCCGGGAGACCCACTACGAGAACTACCGCGCCCACTGCATCCAGAGCATGACCCGCATGGTGGTCAAGGAGCGCAACCGCAA TAAGCTCACCAGGGAGAGCGGCACCGACTTCCCCATACCCATGGTGCCTGGCGTGGCGGACAGCGAGACGGAAAAGCTGATCCGCGAGAAAGACGAAGAG CTACGACGAA
- the septin4b gene encoding septin 4b isoform X11 has translation MENSNSRFRSSLFNHADDEDQDKEYVGFATLPNQVHRKSVKKGFDFTLMVAGESGLGKSTLVNSLFLTDLYKDRKLLNAEERITQTVEITKHTVDIEEKGVKLKLTIVDTPGFGDAVNNTECWKSVADYIDQQFEQYFRDESGLNRKNIQDNRVHCCLYFISPFGHGLRPLDVEFMKALHEKVNIVPVLAKADTLTPSEVKKKKIKIREEIEQYGIKIYQFPDCDSDEDEDFKQQDQELKDSIPFAVIGSNTVVEAKGRRVRGRLYPWGIVEVENSAHCDFVKLRNMLVRTHMQDLKDVTRETHYENYRAHCIQSMTRMVVKERNRNKLTRESGTDFPIPMVPGVADSETEKLIREKDEELRRMQEMLQKIQEQMHTQKEAY, from the exons GATCAGGATAAGGAGTATGTGGGCTTCGCCACCCTGCCCAACCAGGTGCATCGCAAATCTGTGAAAAAGGGCTTTGACTTCACTCTCATGGTGGCAG GTGAGTCTGGTCTTGGGAAGTCTACCCTTGTCAACAGCCTCTTCCTGACAGACCTGTATAAAGATAGGAAACTACTCAACGCTGAAG AGAGGATTACCCAGACTGTGGAGATCACCAAACACACAGTGGATATTGAGGAGAAAGGCGTCAAGCTGAAACTCACCATTGTTGACACGCCAGGCTTCGGAGATGCCGTCAATAACACTGAATG CTGGAAGTCCGTGGCCGACTACATAGACCAGCAGTTTGAGCAGTACTTCCGGGACGAGAGCGGCCTGAACCGCAAGAACATCCAGGACAACCGCGTGCACTGCTGCCTCTACTTCATCTCCCCCTTCGGCCACGG TCTTAGGCCTTTGGACGTGGAGTTCATGAAGGCCCTTCATGAGAAGGTCAACATTGTCCCTGTTCTGGCCAAAGCAGACACTCTCACTCCCAGTGAGgtcaagaaaaagaaaatcaag ATTCGAGAGGAGATAGAGCAGTATGGCATTAAAATCTATCAATTTCCAGACTGTGACTCTGATGAGGATGAAGACTTCAAACAGCAGGACCAGGAGCTAAAG GACAGCATTCCCTTTGCCGTGATCGGCAGCAACACAGTGGTGGAGGCCAAAGGCAGGCGAGTGAGAGGACGCCTCTACCCCTGGGGCATCGTAGAAG TGGAGAACTCGGCGCACTGTGACTTTGTGAAGCTGCGGAACATGCTGGTGCGTACACACATGCAGGACCTAAAGGACGTGACCCGGGAGACCCACTACGAGAACTACCGCGCCCACTGCATCCAGAGCATGACCCGCATGGTGGTCAAGGAGCGCAACCGCAA TAAGCTCACCAGGGAGAGCGGCACCGACTTCCCCATACCCATGGTGCCTGGCGTGGCGGACAGCGAGACGGAAAAGCTGATCCGCGAGAAAGACGAAGAG CTACGACGAA
- the septin4b gene encoding septin 4b isoform X14: protein MDQDKEYVGFATLPNQVHRKSVKKGFDFTLMVAGESGLGKSTLVNSLFLTDLYKDRKLLNAEERITQTVEITKHTVDIEEKGVKLKLTIVDTPGFGDAVNNTECWKSVADYIDQQFEQYFRDESGLNRKNIQDNRVHCCLYFISPFGHGLRPLDVEFMKALHEKVNIVPVLAKADTLTPSEVKKKKIKIREEIEQYGIKIYQFPDCDSDEDEDFKQQDQELKDSIPFAVIGSNTVVEAKGRRVRGRLYPWGIVEVENSAHCDFVKLRNMLVRTHMQDLKDVTRETHYENYRAHCIQSMTRMVVKERNRNKLTRESGTDFPIPMVPGVADSETEKLIREKDEELRRMQEMLQKIQEQMHTQKEAY, encoded by the exons GATCAGGATAAGGAGTATGTGGGCTTCGCCACCCTGCCCAACCAGGTGCATCGCAAATCTGTGAAAAAGGGCTTTGACTTCACTCTCATGGTGGCAG GTGAGTCTGGTCTTGGGAAGTCTACCCTTGTCAACAGCCTCTTCCTGACAGACCTGTATAAAGATAGGAAACTACTCAACGCTGAAG AGAGGATTACCCAGACTGTGGAGATCACCAAACACACAGTGGATATTGAGGAGAAAGGCGTCAAGCTGAAACTCACCATTGTTGACACGCCAGGCTTCGGAGATGCCGTCAATAACACTGAATG CTGGAAGTCCGTGGCCGACTACATAGACCAGCAGTTTGAGCAGTACTTCCGGGACGAGAGCGGCCTGAACCGCAAGAACATCCAGGACAACCGCGTGCACTGCTGCCTCTACTTCATCTCCCCCTTCGGCCACGG TCTTAGGCCTTTGGACGTGGAGTTCATGAAGGCCCTTCATGAGAAGGTCAACATTGTCCCTGTTCTGGCCAAAGCAGACACTCTCACTCCCAGTGAGgtcaagaaaaagaaaatcaag ATTCGAGAGGAGATAGAGCAGTATGGCATTAAAATCTATCAATTTCCAGACTGTGACTCTGATGAGGATGAAGACTTCAAACAGCAGGACCAGGAGCTAAAG GACAGCATTCCCTTTGCCGTGATCGGCAGCAACACAGTGGTGGAGGCCAAAGGCAGGCGAGTGAGAGGACGCCTCTACCCCTGGGGCATCGTAGAAG TGGAGAACTCGGCGCACTGTGACTTTGTGAAGCTGCGGAACATGCTGGTGCGTACACACATGCAGGACCTAAAGGACGTGACCCGGGAGACCCACTACGAGAACTACCGCGCCCACTGCATCCAGAGCATGACCCGCATGGTGGTCAAGGAGCGCAACCGCAA TAAGCTCACCAGGGAGAGCGGCACCGACTTCCCCATACCCATGGTGCCTGGCGTGGCGGACAGCGAGACGGAAAAGCTGATCCGCGAGAAAGACGAAGAG CTACGACGAA
- the septin4b gene encoding septin 4b isoform X12, giving the protein MENSNSRFRSSLFNHDDEDQDKEYVGFATLPNQVHRKSVKKGFDFTLMVAGESGLGKSTLVNSLFLTDLYKDRKLLNAEERITQTVEITKHTVDIEEKGVKLKLTIVDTPGFGDAVNNTECWKSVADYIDQQFEQYFRDESGLNRKNIQDNRVHCCLYFISPFGHGLRPLDVEFMKALHEKVNIVPVLAKADTLTPSEVKKKKIKIREEIEQYGIKIYQFPDCDSDEDEDFKQQDQELKDSIPFAVIGSNTVVEAKGRRVRGRLYPWGIVEVENSAHCDFVKLRNMLVRTHMQDLKDVTRETHYENYRAHCIQSMTRMVVKERNRNKLTRESGTDFPIPMVPGVADSETEKLIREKDEELRRMQEMLQKIQEQMHTQKEAY; this is encoded by the exons GATCAGGATAAGGAGTATGTGGGCTTCGCCACCCTGCCCAACCAGGTGCATCGCAAATCTGTGAAAAAGGGCTTTGACTTCACTCTCATGGTGGCAG GTGAGTCTGGTCTTGGGAAGTCTACCCTTGTCAACAGCCTCTTCCTGACAGACCTGTATAAAGATAGGAAACTACTCAACGCTGAAG AGAGGATTACCCAGACTGTGGAGATCACCAAACACACAGTGGATATTGAGGAGAAAGGCGTCAAGCTGAAACTCACCATTGTTGACACGCCAGGCTTCGGAGATGCCGTCAATAACACTGAATG CTGGAAGTCCGTGGCCGACTACATAGACCAGCAGTTTGAGCAGTACTTCCGGGACGAGAGCGGCCTGAACCGCAAGAACATCCAGGACAACCGCGTGCACTGCTGCCTCTACTTCATCTCCCCCTTCGGCCACGG TCTTAGGCCTTTGGACGTGGAGTTCATGAAGGCCCTTCATGAGAAGGTCAACATTGTCCCTGTTCTGGCCAAAGCAGACACTCTCACTCCCAGTGAGgtcaagaaaaagaaaatcaag ATTCGAGAGGAGATAGAGCAGTATGGCATTAAAATCTATCAATTTCCAGACTGTGACTCTGATGAGGATGAAGACTTCAAACAGCAGGACCAGGAGCTAAAG GACAGCATTCCCTTTGCCGTGATCGGCAGCAACACAGTGGTGGAGGCCAAAGGCAGGCGAGTGAGAGGACGCCTCTACCCCTGGGGCATCGTAGAAG TGGAGAACTCGGCGCACTGTGACTTTGTGAAGCTGCGGAACATGCTGGTGCGTACACACATGCAGGACCTAAAGGACGTGACCCGGGAGACCCACTACGAGAACTACCGCGCCCACTGCATCCAGAGCATGACCCGCATGGTGGTCAAGGAGCGCAACCGCAA TAAGCTCACCAGGGAGAGCGGCACCGACTTCCCCATACCCATGGTGCCTGGCGTGGCGGACAGCGAGACGGAAAAGCTGATCCGCGAGAAAGACGAAGAG CTACGACGAA